From Micromonospora carbonacea:
CCGGCGCGGCGGGCATCGGCACGTCCGGGGCGGCCACCCGGGCGATCGGCGCGCGCAGGTCGGCGAAGCACTCGGCGGCGGCCCGGGCGGCGATCTCCGCGCCGAACCCGCCGGTGAGGTTGGCCTCGTGCGCCACGACCAACCGGCCGGTGCGCGCCACCGACGCGGCGACCGTGTCGAAGTCGAGGGGGTTGAGCCAGCGCAGGTCGACCACCTCGACGTCGATGCCCTCCCCGGCCAGGGTGGTGGCGGCGTCGAGGGCCGCCGACACCATGCGGGACCAGGCGACGACGGTGACGTCGGCGCCGGACCGGACGACCCGGGCCCCGCCGACCGGCTCCACCGGGGCGTCGGTGCGCACCGGGCCCCGGGTCGGGTAGAGCATCCGGGCCTCGGCGACGACCACCGGGTCGTCGCTGACGACTGCGGTGCGCAGCATCTGGTACGCGTCGTCGGGGGTGGCCGGCAGCGCGACCCGCAGGCCGGGGGTGTGCGCGAAGTACGCCTCCGGGGAGTGCGAGTGCTGGGCACACGCCCCGGGCGAGTAGCCCTGCTGCATCCGGATCACCAGCGGGGCCTTCCACCGCCCGGCGCTGGAGTAGCGGATGGTGGCGATCTGGTTGACGATCTGGTCCATCGCCACGAACGAGAAGTCGGCGTACATGATCTCGGCGATCGGCCGCAGCCCGGTCATGGCCGCGCCGAGGGCCATGCCGAGGAAGCCGGTCTCGGAGATCGGGGTGTCGAAGATCCGGTCGGAGCCGAACCTCTTGTGCAGTCCCTTCGTGGCGCCGAACGGCCCGCCGGGCAGGGCCACGTCCTCGCCGAAGTAGACGGTGTCGGTCCGGCTGTCCAGGGCCCAGGTGAGGGCCGCGTTGACGGCCTGGATGTAGCGCAGCGACTCAGACATAGACGTGCTCCCTCGCGGTCGCCGGGTCCGGGTGGGGGACGGCGCGGGCGGCGGTGACGGCGGCCTCGATCTCGGCGTCGACCTCGGCGTCGATCGCGTCGAGCCGGGCGGTGAGGTCCGCGTCGGCGGCGGCGCGGATGCGGGCCAGCGGCTCGCGTAGCCGGGCGGCGGCGATCTCGCCGGCCGGGCGGTAGTGCTGCGCGTCGCCGCTGTAGTGGCCGACCAGGCGCTCGGTCATGGCCTCCACGATGGACGGGCCGGAGCCCTCGCGGGCCCGGTCCACGGCCTCGGCGACCGCGTCGTACACGGCGTCGGGGTCGTTGCCGTCGACCACCCGGCCGGGCAGGCCGTAGCCCGCGGCCCGCTCGGCGAGCTGCTTCACCCGCACCATGTCGGAGATGCGCGACATCTCGGAGTAGACGTTGTTCTCCACCACCAGCACCAGGGGCAGGTCGAGCACGGCGGCGAGGTTGAGCGCCTCGTGCACGTTGCCCTGGTTCATCGCGCCGTCGCCGATGCTGACCACCGACACCGCGCCGCTGGCGGTGCGCTGGGCGGTGAGCGCCGCGCCCGTCGCGATCGGCACCCCGGCGCCCACGATGGAGTTCTCGCCGACGAACCAGCGACCCGGGTCCGACAGGTACGGCGAGGCGGCGCGCCCGCCGCACAGCGCCGAGTCGCGGCCCATCATCTCGGCGAACAGGCCGGTGAGGTCGACGCCCCGGGCGATCGCCCAGCCGTGCCCCCGGTAGGTCGCGGTGACGTGGTCGCCGTCGCGCAGCGCCCGGCAGGCGCCGACCGGGACGGCCTCCTGGCCGTTGCACAGGTGGATCGATCCCGGGATCTCGCCGGCGTCCTTGAGGGCGGTCAGCCGCTCCTCGAACCGGCGGATCCGGGCCATGAGCCGATAGTCGTCCGGCAGCCCCATCACATCCCCCAGAGATAATTGAGCCTTATTCCGACTCGTTGGTTGAGGAGCCTAGACCAGCAGTCCAGGGCTATGGAAGAGTGCTGAAGCAAGTTTGTGGCCGTTATTGGTCTCTAATTTGGGAGCGGGCATGGAGATCG
This genomic window contains:
- a CDS encoding alpha-ketoacid dehydrogenase subunit beta, whose protein sequence is MSESLRYIQAVNAALTWALDSRTDTVYFGEDVALPGGPFGATKGLHKRFGSDRIFDTPISETGFLGMALGAAMTGLRPIAEIMYADFSFVAMDQIVNQIATIRYSSAGRWKAPLVIRMQQGYSPGACAQHSHSPEAYFAHTPGLRVALPATPDDAYQMLRTAVVSDDPVVVAEARMLYPTRGPVRTDAPVEPVGGARVVRSGADVTVVAWSRMVSAALDAATTLAGEGIDVEVVDLRWLNPLDFDTVAASVARTGRLVVAHEANLTGGFGAEIAARAAAECFADLRAPIARVAAPDVPMPAAPALQAVVVPEAATVADAVRRTVRP
- a CDS encoding thiamine pyrophosphate-dependent dehydrogenase E1 component subunit alpha, which produces MGLPDDYRLMARIRRFEERLTALKDAGEIPGSIHLCNGQEAVPVGACRALRDGDHVTATYRGHGWAIARGVDLTGLFAEMMGRDSALCGGRAASPYLSDPGRWFVGENSIVGAGVPIATGAALTAQRTASGAVSVVSIGDGAMNQGNVHEALNLAAVLDLPLVLVVENNVYSEMSRISDMVRVKQLAERAAGYGLPGRVVDGNDPDAVYDAVAEAVDRAREGSGPSIVEAMTERLVGHYSGDAQHYRPAGEIAAARLREPLARIRAAADADLTARLDAIDAEVDAEIEAAVTAARAVPHPDPATAREHVYV